One Pseudodesulfovibrio cashew DNA window includes the following coding sequences:
- a CDS encoding RNA recognition motif domain-containing protein translates to MAKNIYVGNLPWSSTEEEVRAAFEAYGEVYSVKLINDRETGRPRGFGFVEMEDQGALEAIENLDGSDFGGRNIKVNEARPRPERPRW, encoded by the coding sequence ATGGCCAAGAACATCTATGTGGGCAATCTGCCCTGGAGTTCCACGGAAGAGGAAGTGCGCGCGGCTTTTGAAGCTTACGGCGAAGTTTACTCCGTCAAACTGATCAACGATCGTGAAACCGGCCGCCCGCGTGGTTTCGGTTTCGTGGAAATGGAAGACCAGGGGGCTCTCGAAGCCATCGAAAACCTGGACGGCTCCGACTTCGGCGGCCGCAACATCAAAGTCAACGAAGCCCGGCCCCGTCCCGAACGCCCGCGCTGGTAG
- the infA gene encoding translation initiation factor IF-1, which produces MAKEEGITVQGTVEEALPNAMFRVELENGHSVLAHISGKMRKFRIRVMPGDTVTVELSPYDLTRGRITFRPR; this is translated from the coding sequence ATGGCCAAAGAAGAAGGAATCACTGTTCAGGGCACCGTTGAGGAAGCGCTGCCCAACGCCATGTTCCGCGTGGAGCTGGAAAACGGACACTCCGTGCTTGCACACATCTCCGGCAAGATGCGCAAGTTCCGCATTCGCGTCATGCCCGGCGACACCGTCACCGTCGAACTTTCCCCGTACGATCTCACTCGAGGCAGAATCACCTTCCGCCCCCGGTAG
- a CDS encoding methyl-accepting chemotaxis protein encodes MIILIGVIILFTIGIAASFLNGMGKVEEVGVERASAAMLAGERNKLSVSTHAMAVSISEAIKDIPDEAGKVEMIRRMVKDIWFEKDKSGYFFVYNQTVNVALPPKPAAQGKDLKDTKDSNGLYLVRELNKLAHNGGGFLTYVWPKPGKGDQDKLGYAELIPGTDMWIGTGVYLDNVADEKAAIQSDIDVIVTSYSWWIGGTVFGVFLLVVLPFCLLIVRSIVQPLNEGVALADKVAGGDLTVRISSEFKDEPGLLTASLGEMVSRLGAIVGKAKASADQVASGSLEVTNSAQTLADGANRQAASVEQVSSSMEEMISQISRNTDNARETEKMATQTSQDAQKGGETVMEAVDSIKHIAEKISIIEEIARQTNLLALNAAIEAARAGEAGKGFAVVASEVRKLAERSGTAAAEIGELSTATLAKADEAGNMLTKMVPDIRKTAELVQEISSASMEQNAGAEEINKAIQELDTVIQQNAASSEELASTAEEFASHAAQSLDAMQFFDTGEMRAARPAPTRAKVVRSSPAAVSAAPAAKPQAIAKAPSGNGLDLDMEADDDFEKF; translated from the coding sequence ATGATCATTCTGATAGGTGTCATAATTCTTTTTACCATAGGCATTGCCGCTTCCTTTCTGAATGGCATGGGCAAGGTCGAGGAGGTTGGAGTCGAAAGGGCTTCCGCCGCCATGCTGGCCGGGGAGCGCAACAAGCTTTCCGTGTCCACGCACGCCATGGCCGTGTCCATCTCCGAGGCCATCAAGGACATCCCGGATGAAGCGGGCAAGGTGGAGATGATCCGCCGGATGGTCAAGGACATCTGGTTCGAAAAGGACAAGTCCGGCTATTTCTTCGTCTACAATCAGACGGTCAACGTGGCCCTGCCACCCAAGCCCGCAGCGCAGGGCAAGGACCTCAAGGACACCAAGGACTCCAACGGGTTGTATCTTGTCAGGGAACTGAACAAGTTGGCCCATAACGGCGGCGGATTCCTGACCTATGTCTGGCCCAAGCCCGGCAAGGGCGACCAGGACAAGCTCGGTTACGCGGAGTTGATCCCCGGCACCGACATGTGGATCGGCACCGGTGTCTATCTGGATAACGTCGCCGATGAAAAGGCCGCGATTCAATCCGATATCGACGTCATCGTCACCTCGTACAGCTGGTGGATAGGCGGCACGGTTTTCGGTGTCTTTCTCCTGGTGGTCCTGCCGTTCTGTCTGCTTATTGTCCGCTCCATCGTCCAGCCTTTGAACGAAGGCGTGGCCCTGGCCGACAAGGTGGCGGGCGGCGACCTGACCGTGCGGATCTCCTCCGAATTCAAGGATGAGCCCGGACTGCTGACAGCCTCGCTGGGAGAGATGGTCTCCCGGCTCGGCGCCATCGTGGGCAAGGCCAAGGCCAGTGCGGATCAGGTGGCTTCCGGCAGCCTCGAAGTGACGAATTCAGCCCAGACACTGGCGGACGGTGCCAACAGGCAGGCCGCATCCGTGGAGCAGGTTTCCTCCTCCATGGAGGAGATGATTTCCCAGATCAGCCGGAATACCGACAACGCGCGTGAAACCGAGAAGATGGCCACGCAGACCTCCCAGGACGCCCAGAAGGGCGGAGAGACGGTCATGGAGGCCGTGGATTCCATCAAGCATATCGCGGAGAAGATTTCCATCATCGAGGAGATCGCCAGGCAGACCAACCTGCTGGCTCTGAACGCGGCCATCGAGGCCGCCCGTGCGGGCGAGGCGGGCAAGGGCTTCGCCGTCGTCGCCAGCGAGGTTCGCAAGCTGGCCGAACGTAGCGGCACGGCCGCGGCGGAGATCGGCGAGCTCTCCACTGCCACTCTGGCCAAGGCAGACGAGGCGGGCAACATGTTGACCAAGATGGTGCCGGATATCCGCAAGACCGCGGAACTCGTCCAGGAGATATCCTCCGCCAGCATGGAGCAGAATGCCGGTGCCGAGGAAATCAACAAGGCGATCCAGGAACTCGACACCGTCATTCAACAGAACGCGGCCTCTTCCGAGGAGCTTGCCTCCACTGCCGAGGAGTTTGCCAGCCATGCCGCACAGTCTCTTGACGCTATGCAGTTCTTCGACACGGGCGAGATGAGGGCGGCCCGGCCCGCTCCGACACGGGCCAAGGTGGTGCGGAGTTCTCCCGCAGCGGTATCGGCGGCCCCTGCAGCCAAGCCCCAGGCCATAGCCAAGGCCCCGTCCGGCAACGGGCTGGATCTGGACATGGAAGCGGACGACGATTTCGAAAAGTTCTAA
- a CDS encoding radical SAM/SPASM family putative metalloenzyme maturase produces MIASKPHPSKLYVETTTLCNLNCEMCVKYADGACIREQSMSMDVFRALAPAFPHLDGLILNGIGEPLLAPHLLEMISLARQTMRPDALISFQSNGMLLTPALAEDLVRAGLDKICLSVDMVGREGVFHGGEDISDTVHAFEYLQDAARKVGRPLSIGVEFVLMRDNAEALPRSLEWAADQGADFGLVTHMLPYAEDMADQELFNPNTDRSMLEFERWRQEAEDLGMNLSAYFGTSWKFRKTNEDLRLMRFVNERRMEAFSRDIPIHIVSLEEWSTPDKLAEQQWLEALLAEARSVAEARGMDVALPPVAATHERKCDFMEQGVVHITPTGDARPCYFLWHEYSCFMDKGLKKVSPVTFGNVTEDSILDIWNSEDYVAFRTEALRYDFPYCSNCSVVPCSDVTGAMGVFQQDCYGLNIPCGHCHWCMGGLRCLL; encoded by the coding sequence ATGATTGCATCCAAGCCCCATCCCTCCAAACTTTATGTGGAGACCACGACTCTCTGCAATCTCAACTGCGAAATGTGCGTCAAGTACGCCGATGGCGCGTGCATTCGCGAGCAAAGCATGTCCATGGACGTGTTCCGTGCGCTGGCTCCGGCCTTCCCGCACCTGGATGGGTTGATTCTGAACGGCATCGGCGAGCCGCTTCTGGCCCCGCACCTGCTTGAAATGATATCCTTGGCGCGGCAGACCATGCGTCCCGACGCCCTGATCAGCTTCCAGAGCAACGGCATGCTGCTCACGCCTGCGCTGGCCGAGGACCTGGTCCGGGCCGGGCTGGACAAGATCTGCCTGTCGGTGGACATGGTCGGGCGGGAGGGCGTGTTTCACGGCGGTGAGGACATCAGCGACACGGTGCATGCCTTTGAATATCTGCAGGACGCTGCGCGCAAGGTCGGACGCCCGCTGTCCATCGGCGTGGAGTTCGTGCTCATGCGCGACAACGCCGAGGCCCTGCCCCGGTCCCTGGAGTGGGCGGCCGATCAGGGCGCGGATTTTGGCCTGGTCACGCATATGCTGCCCTATGCCGAGGACATGGCGGACCAGGAGTTGTTCAATCCCAATACCGATCGATCCATGCTGGAGTTCGAGCGCTGGCGGCAGGAGGCCGAAGATCTGGGGATGAATCTCTCCGCCTATTTCGGCACTTCCTGGAAATTCCGCAAGACCAACGAGGACCTCCGGCTGATGCGTTTCGTCAACGAGCGGCGAATGGAGGCCTTCTCGCGTGACATCCCCATTCATATCGTCAGTCTGGAGGAGTGGTCCACGCCGGATAAACTGGCCGAGCAGCAGTGGCTCGAAGCGCTTCTGGCCGAGGCGCGCAGCGTGGCCGAGGCGCGCGGTATGGACGTGGCGCTGCCCCCTGTGGCCGCCACCCATGAGCGCAAGTGCGATTTCATGGAGCAGGGCGTGGTTCACATAACCCCGACCGGAGATGCGCGTCCCTGCTACTTCCTCTGGCATGAGTACTCCTGCTTCATGGACAAGGGGTTGAAAAAGGTCAGCCCCGTAACCTTCGGCAACGTCACCGAAGATTCCATTCTCGACATCTGGAACAGTGAAGACTACGTGGCCTTTCGCACCGAGGCCCTCCGCTACGATTTTCCCTACTGCTCCAACTGCTCGGTGGTTCCCTGCTCGGACGTGACCGGGGCCATGGGCGTCTTTCAGCAGGACTGTTACGGCCTGAATATCCCCTGCGGCCACTGCCACTGGTGTATGGGCGGCCTCCGCTGCCTCCTCTAG
- a CDS encoding exo-alpha-sialidase has protein sequence MPTLTDRADRHVVIDRREGEYLCFPDVVFSDERLIVAYNAAEQHVTPSRRDLLVRASRDLGQTWGDIVRVDVRRSHCPRLNKLPDGSLHMTSSNVFQHFSKDNGQTWDTRKMTGFAHDMLDRVIVLDDGSWLTTGHLHRGTEPHPAIRQAPTEQMVYRSDDQGEHWLTVSVIARERNLVLCEASLVRLPDGRLLALLRENSFIYEPMYACLSEDEGATWSDPIPTPLIGHRPTVGLTSQGLLLVTYRNVAPDMGTCAWLGTPEELLGGFRVQGRHEAPADLALTDEGLRIHNKEDTAPPVRYVLRPLTDPRSATATLEAEVRVDMAGDNGCGLRLGTWWRIFPDRIVPDTEDGGAIPLAPGRFHTLRLDYAHGQVALSVDGEERLAIEVEEDCAETRAILFGAPYPFKDNDVDATWRRVSLSTREPRLQRSYAWSWHAGQGMPDQWALDNILELKNDRHAAAPDFGYSGWAELPDGSFFCAYHHGDGTDPEYSPLFTSHIMGTRFRPADFEPSLGS, from the coding sequence ATGCCCACCCTGACGGACCGGGCCGACCGGCACGTGGTCATCGACCGCCGGGAGGGAGAATATCTCTGCTTCCCGGATGTAGTGTTCTCCGACGAACGCCTGATTGTCGCCTACAACGCCGCCGAACAGCACGTCACGCCGTCCAGGCGGGACCTGTTAGTGCGCGCCAGCCGGGACCTCGGGCAGACCTGGGGAGACATTGTCCGCGTGGATGTCCGGCGCAGCCACTGCCCCAGGCTGAACAAGCTGCCCGACGGCTCACTGCACATGACCTCAAGCAACGTCTTTCAGCATTTCAGCAAGGACAACGGCCAGACCTGGGATACCCGGAAGATGACCGGGTTCGCCCACGACATGCTGGACCGGGTCATCGTTCTCGACGACGGCTCCTGGCTGACCACCGGGCACCTGCATAGGGGCACCGAGCCGCATCCCGCCATACGACAGGCCCCGACGGAGCAGATGGTCTACCGCTCGGACGACCAGGGTGAACACTGGCTTACCGTCTCGGTCATCGCACGCGAGCGCAACCTGGTGCTGTGCGAGGCATCCCTGGTCCGGCTGCCGGACGGACGCCTGCTGGCGCTGCTGCGCGAGAACAGTTTCATTTATGAGCCCATGTACGCTTGTCTGAGCGAGGACGAAGGGGCCACCTGGTCCGACCCCATACCCACACCGCTCATAGGCCACCGCCCCACGGTTGGGCTGACCTCGCAGGGGCTCCTGCTCGTCACCTACCGCAACGTGGCTCCGGATATGGGCACCTGTGCCTGGCTGGGCACTCCGGAGGAGTTGCTCGGCGGCTTCCGAGTCCAGGGCCGCCATGAAGCCCCGGCAGACCTCGCGCTTACCGACGAGGGACTGCGTATCCACAACAAGGAGGACACCGCTCCCCCGGTCCGATATGTCCTGCGCCCGCTCACGGACCCGCGCTCGGCCACGGCAACGCTGGAGGCGGAAGTGCGCGTCGACATGGCCGGAGATAACGGCTGCGGCTTGCGACTGGGCACCTGGTGGCGCATTTTTCCGGACAGGATAGTGCCGGACACTGAAGACGGGGGTGCGATCCCCCTTGCGCCGGGCCGATTCCATACCCTGCGACTGGACTATGCCCATGGCCAAGTGGCGCTCAGCGTGGACGGCGAGGAGCGCTTGGCCATTGAAGTCGAAGAGGATTGCGCCGAAACCCGCGCCATTCTCTTCGGCGCGCCCTATCCTTTTAAAGACAACGATGTGGACGCAACCTGGAGGCGCGTGTCCCTGAGTACCCGCGAACCCCGCCTGCAACGCTCTTACGCGTGGTCATGGCATGCGGGACAGGGAATGCCCGACCAATGGGCGCTGGACAACATCCTCGAGCTCAAGAACGACCGGCACGCGGCGGCCCCTGACTTCGGATACTCAGGCTGGGCCGAACTGCCTGACGGGTCCTTTTTCTGCGCCTACCACCATGGCGACGGCACCGATCCGGAATATTCGCCCCTGTTCACCTCGCACATCATGGGTACGCGGTTCCGGCCTGCCGATTTCGAGCCCTCCCTTGGCTCCTGA
- a CDS encoding PAS domain S-box protein gives MNDDSKSKAQLIAELKELRSILGNGVTPVLSQDTPHRNTYKRLLDDLPQIVFEVDKDQRLVFVNREALKVFGYTLEEMEAGMTMSEIFHPDDLNRALENMRDILKGDGYFGNEYKALRKDGSIIPVKIYSRPVVQDGEPVGIRGILVDVTEAKEAEQALRESERYHRTLFNNTGTSLVIFGEDSIIRSCNDRFSLLAELPKEEIEGKMRWSDFVDPTALERMTSIHKARTMEETAPMDYEFPFMTWTKKRRTIHVFVQIIPGTANRVCSLIDVTDRKQAAEALRVSEERYELVVRGANDGIWDWNLTDDSVYFSPRYKAILGYEDQEFPNVADSWKNHIHPNDLDHVIKANLECIEGKTELFEVEYRMRHKDGSYRWILGRGTGISNEQGTISRLAGTHTDITERKLRERTTNARYAISKAMGTAPDLKHLYSEIHTILDEFIRAENFFIALHDKERDCLHFPYFVDEQDEFYVMHDVSSQKKKSLVLHILRTGEPLYFSMAHPGSQKLVEEIGVVGTTPAVWMGVPLKHKDEIIGAMAVQDYRDPLHYRESDVDLLEAASEQVALAIERKIGEEKLTRLNEELESKVEERTAELKRRTTELEAANTRLKELDKIKSSLVSSISHELRTPLTSIRGFAKLSSKDFSKHFLPLSHSPDLEKKGGRLLTNLDIIESEGERLTRLINDFLDINRIESGKATWNDTLLNPTEVVSQAAKSLSGAFAAKPAVRLEVELPERMPAVYADPDKLHQVVVNLLGNACKFTHRGKVSVSMEADRDYVRITVEDTGQGIPESSWEEIFEKFHKLGNGDTVAPQDKGTGLGLTICREIITHYGGTISVCSAEGGGSSFTFTLPVSDNG, from the coding sequence ATGAACGATGATTCGAAGAGCAAAGCCCAACTCATAGCCGAACTCAAGGAACTGCGTTCCATTTTGGGTAATGGCGTTACGCCGGTCCTTTCCCAAGACACCCCGCATAGGAACACGTATAAACGCCTTCTGGACGACCTGCCGCAGATTGTCTTCGAGGTGGACAAGGATCAACGTCTCGTTTTCGTAAACAGAGAGGCGCTGAAGGTCTTTGGCTATACCCTCGAAGAAATGGAAGCCGGCATGACCATGTCGGAGATATTCCATCCCGACGACTTGAATCGAGCCTTGGAAAACATGCGCGACATACTCAAAGGTGACGGGTATTTCGGCAATGAATACAAAGCGCTCCGAAAAGACGGAAGCATTATTCCCGTCAAGATATACTCCAGGCCCGTCGTGCAGGACGGCGAACCCGTGGGAATCCGCGGCATTCTGGTGGACGTAACCGAAGCCAAGGAGGCGGAGCAGGCCCTTCGCGAGAGCGAAAGGTACCACCGCACCCTGTTCAACAACACGGGAACATCCCTGGTCATTTTCGGTGAGGACAGCATAATCCGAAGCTGCAACGACCGATTCTCTCTTTTGGCGGAACTGCCCAAGGAAGAGATTGAGGGCAAGATGAGGTGGTCCGATTTCGTGGATCCCACCGCGCTGGAGAGGATGACCTCCATCCACAAGGCGCGGACCATGGAGGAAACCGCCCCCATGGACTATGAATTTCCTTTCATGACCTGGACCAAAAAACGACGGACAATACACGTCTTCGTCCAGATAATCCCTGGCACCGCCAACCGGGTCTGCTCTCTCATAGACGTCACTGACCGCAAGCAGGCGGCTGAGGCTCTTCGCGTCAGCGAAGAGCGGTACGAACTGGTGGTGCGCGGCGCCAACGACGGCATCTGGGACTGGAACCTTACGGACGACTCCGTCTACTTCTCCCCCCGGTACAAGGCGATCCTCGGCTATGAAGACCAGGAATTTCCCAATGTGGCCGACTCCTGGAAAAACCACATTCATCCAAATGACCTGGACCATGTCATCAAGGCCAACCTGGAGTGCATTGAAGGCAAGACGGAGCTATTCGAGGTCGAATACCGCATGCGCCACAAGGACGGCTCCTACCGTTGGATTCTGGGGCGGGGAACAGGGATATCCAACGAACAGGGCACGATCTCCCGCCTGGCCGGGACGCATACTGACATCACTGAGAGGAAACTCCGGGAAAGGACCACCAATGCGCGCTATGCCATTTCCAAGGCAATGGGCACAGCCCCGGACCTGAAGCACCTCTACAGCGAGATCCACACGATCCTTGACGAATTCATCCGGGCCGAAAATTTCTTCATTGCCCTGCACGACAAGGAGAGGGACTGTCTTCACTTTCCCTACTTCGTAGATGAACAGGATGAGTTCTACGTCATGCACGACGTCAGTTCCCAGAAAAAGAAATCCCTGGTCCTCCACATCCTCCGCACCGGAGAGCCTCTCTACTTTTCCATGGCCCATCCCGGTTCCCAAAAGCTGGTCGAGGAAATCGGCGTGGTGGGAACCACTCCCGCAGTATGGATGGGCGTCCCCCTGAAGCACAAGGATGAGATCATCGGGGCCATGGCTGTCCAGGACTACCGCGACCCCCTTCACTACCGTGAATCGGACGTGGACCTGCTGGAAGCGGCTTCGGAGCAAGTCGCCCTGGCCATCGAAAGGAAGATCGGCGAAGAGAAACTCACCCGGCTCAACGAGGAATTGGAGAGTAAGGTGGAGGAACGCACCGCAGAACTCAAACGTCGAACCACCGAACTTGAAGCTGCCAACACGCGATTGAAGGAACTGGACAAGATCAAATCCTCCCTGGTTTCCTCCATCTCGCACGAACTGCGGACGCCGCTGACGTCGATCCGAGGCTTTGCCAAACTTTCGAGCAAGGACTTCAGTAAACATTTTCTCCCCCTGTCCCATTCCCCTGACCTGGAAAAGAAGGGAGGACGGCTACTCACCAACCTCGATATCATCGAGTCCGAAGGGGAACGGCTGACCAGGCTCATCAACGACTTTCTGGACATCAACCGCATCGAATCCGGCAAGGCAACCTGGAATGACACCCTGCTCAATCCGACGGAAGTCGTCAGCCAGGCCGCCAAAAGCCTTTCCGGAGCCTTTGCCGCGAAGCCTGCTGTGCGCCTGGAGGTAGAACTCCCGGAACGGATGCCCGCCGTGTACGCCGACCCGGACAAACTGCACCAGGTAGTCGTCAACCTGTTGGGAAATGCCTGCAAGTTCACACACCGGGGAAAGGTCTCCGTTTCCATGGAAGCCGATAGGGATTACGTAAGGATCACGGTGGAGGACACCGGCCAGGGCATTCCCGAGTCATCGTGGGAAGAAATTTTCGAGAAGTTCCATAAACTTGGAAACGGAGATACCGTCGCGCCCCAGGACAAGGGAACCGGGCTGGGCCTGACCATCTGCCGGGAAATCATCACCCACTACGGGGGCACCATATCGGTCTGCTCGGCCGAGGGGGGGGGCAGTTCATTCACATTCACCCTCCCCGTGTCCGACAACGGGTAG
- a CDS encoding YceI family protein — MQSAIREYSAAEVLAFVKDGRGVLIDVLVPEHHAVCHIPGSVNACVFEVVFQDTMAGLVPDKTTPVIFYGAGGNCLDCETAADKLFRAGYTEVGVYPGGLEDWREQGLPLEGGAPDEMVPPHPKLVLESKVYRLLPDESMFRWTGRNAKTTHTGSLTVSVGELDAASDHLSASFTLDMASIRNFNLEGDELQPVLENHLKSDDFFFAALFPEAEFNSTKICPAVDSEATRPNFLVQGVLTLRGVSNEIAFQAHLRNLEDDRIALVANVDFDRTQWGVIYGSSRFFKHLGYHSVFDFISVEFRLVLA; from the coding sequence ATGCAGTCCGCGATTCGGGAATATTCAGCGGCCGAAGTCCTGGCCTTCGTCAAGGACGGAAGGGGGGTGCTGATTGATGTGCTTGTGCCGGAGCATCATGCCGTGTGCCACATCCCCGGCTCCGTCAACGCCTGCGTCTTCGAGGTTGTTTTCCAGGACACCATGGCCGGACTGGTGCCGGATAAGACTACCCCCGTCATCTTTTATGGTGCAGGGGGAAATTGTCTGGACTGCGAGACTGCTGCGGACAAGCTCTTCAGGGCCGGTTACACCGAGGTTGGCGTCTATCCTGGCGGGCTTGAGGACTGGCGAGAACAGGGCCTGCCCCTGGAGGGGGGCGCTCCGGACGAGATGGTCCCGCCGCATCCGAAGTTGGTCCTGGAATCCAAAGTTTACAGATTGCTGCCCGACGAATCCATGTTTCGCTGGACAGGGCGCAACGCCAAGACCACTCATACCGGATCGCTAACCGTCTCCGTCGGCGAGCTGGACGCGGCGTCTGATCATTTATCCGCTTCGTTCACCCTGGATATGGCCTCAATCCGCAATTTCAACCTGGAGGGGGATGAGCTGCAACCCGTGCTTGAGAATCATCTCAAATCGGACGATTTTTTCTTCGCCGCGTTGTTCCCGGAGGCGGAATTCAACTCAACCAAGATTTGTCCGGCAGTGGACAGCGAGGCCACACGGCCGAATTTCCTGGTTCAGGGAGTGCTGACCCTGCGAGGCGTCTCCAACGAGATCGCGTTCCAGGCCCATCTGCGCAATTTGGAGGACGACAGGATTGCCTTGGTCGCCAACGTCGATTTCGATCGCACCCAGTGGGGTGTGATCTACGGGTCATCTCGCTTTTTCAAGCACCTCGGTTACCATTCGGTCTTCGATTTCATCTCCGTGGAGTTCCGGCTGGTGTTGGCTTAG
- a CDS encoding DEAD/DEAH box helicase, producing the protein MTTFKDLGLSEQTLAALESKGFTAPTPIQARTIPMLLQGNIDIVGQAQTGTGKTAAFGLPIIECAEEQGQRVQALILAPTRELAIQVADEINSLKGQKRIRVLPVYGGQAIHMQIKALKRGADVVVGTPGRIMDHLERGTLHIDNLDFFVLDEADEMCNMGFVDDVRAILSEANKDRRTLLFSATMPREVLRIATEFMGDYETVKVETEHSETPLIRHIFHEMADSDRFEALCRVIDAQPDFYGLVFTRTRADADRVAERLNERGYPAEPIHGDLSQPRREDILGRFRSRRATILVATDVAARGIDVPDLTHVVNFALPQDPATFVHRTGRTGRAGKEGVAITLIAPGEFRKLMYITKSTGTDITKAALPRIRDVIYSKKSRLVARLEALMEEEVPDAYQAMARDLMEEKNPADLIAALLLNTFGDELVESSYREIDAVSQAKRGRADLVCALGRSHGMHPKAFVDFITDTAKVKPWLVQHVKVLTNKTVFTVPAAEADTVISRVNSREGRPLVTVDQHKSKPPYRRDFKKSGGPRGGKRPFKKHYKPRSE; encoded by the coding sequence ATGACCACATTCAAGGACCTGGGTCTGTCGGAGCAAACCCTCGCCGCGCTGGAATCCAAGGGATTCACGGCGCCTACGCCCATCCAGGCACGGACCATACCGATGCTGCTCCAAGGCAACATCGACATCGTGGGCCAGGCCCAGACAGGCACCGGCAAGACCGCAGCCTTCGGCCTGCCCATCATCGAATGCGCGGAAGAGCAGGGACAGCGAGTCCAGGCTCTGATCCTGGCCCCCACGCGCGAACTGGCCATCCAGGTGGCCGATGAAATCAACTCTCTCAAGGGGCAAAAGCGCATCCGCGTCCTACCGGTGTACGGAGGCCAGGCCATCCATATGCAGATCAAGGCGCTCAAACGCGGTGCGGACGTGGTGGTCGGCACCCCGGGCCGGATCATGGACCACCTCGAACGCGGCACCCTGCACATCGACAACCTTGATTTCTTCGTCCTCGACGAGGCGGACGAGATGTGCAACATGGGCTTTGTGGACGATGTCCGCGCCATCCTTTCCGAGGCCAACAAGGACCGACGCACCCTGCTCTTTTCCGCCACCATGCCCCGTGAAGTCCTGCGCATCGCCACCGAGTTCATGGGCGACTACGAGACTGTCAAGGTCGAGACCGAGCATAGCGAGACCCCGCTCATCCGCCATATTTTCCACGAAATGGCCGACTCCGACCGATTCGAGGCCCTTTGCCGGGTCATCGACGCCCAGCCCGATTTCTACGGCCTGGTCTTCACCCGCACCAGAGCGGACGCCGACAGGGTGGCCGAGCGCCTCAACGAGCGCGGCTATCCGGCGGAGCCCATCCACGGCGACCTGTCCCAGCCACGGCGCGAGGATATCCTGGGCCGCTTCCGCAGCAGGCGGGCGACCATTCTTGTGGCCACGGACGTGGCCGCACGCGGCATCGACGTGCCGGACCTGACCCACGTGGTCAACTTCGCCCTGCCCCAGGATCCCGCTACCTTCGTGCACCGTACCGGCCGCACCGGACGGGCGGGCAAGGAAGGTGTGGCCATCACCCTGATCGCGCCGGGCGAATTCCGCAAGCTGATGTACATCACCAAATCCACGGGCACGGACATCACCAAGGCCGCGCTTCCGCGCATCCGCGACGTCATCTACTCCAAGAAGAGCAGACTGGTCGCCCGTCTTGAAGCGCTCATGGAAGAAGAGGTACCCGACGCCTACCAGGCCATGGCCCGAGACCTGATGGAGGAAAAGAACCCGGCTGATCTCATCGCGGCCCTGCTCCTGAACACCTTCGGCGACGAACTGGTGGAGTCCAGCTACCGCGAGATCGATGCGGTCTCTCAGGCCAAGCGAGGCCGCGCCGACCTGGTTTGCGCCCTGGGCCGCTCCCACGGCATGCACCCCAAGGCCTTCGTGGACTTCATCACCGATACGGCCAAGGTCAAGCCCTGGCTGGTGCAGCACGTAAAGGTGCTGACCAACAAGACCGTGTTCACGGTCCCGGCCGCCGAGGCGGACACGGTCATCAGCCGCGTAAACTCGCGCGAAGGCCGTCCGCTGGTCACCGTGGACCAGCACAAGAGCAAGCCCCCCTACCGCCGCGACTTTAAAAAATCAGGCGGCCCCAGAGGCGGCAAGCGGCCCTTCAAGAAGCACTACAAGCCGCGCTCGGAATAA